In Vibrio tritonius, the following are encoded in one genomic region:
- a CDS encoding DUF2913 family protein produces MTEYYLEIQNVVNTALAELADEHQTGKLVDAPVANNHFLVRWVTKAIKGQRFHRCVLDDLTRWQKAGRSKGNDAMLLPTFRRISAYYQHFFAADQIVITDSKIEAFLDKMEQEDWEVTTSEPIVGQRKVQIFTEGQNSLALCSLQCESCFDGPNLVKPMSWFVRGNHARFIELAMEAGFMLHKRTDYKSNVKYHGEYLIYPLNQGVQLAEMPLSFTGA; encoded by the coding sequence GTGACTGAATATTATTTAGAAATTCAAAACGTGGTGAACACCGCTTTAGCTGAGTTGGCGGATGAGCATCAAACAGGAAAATTAGTTGATGCTCCTGTGGCGAATAACCATTTTTTAGTTCGTTGGGTAACGAAAGCGATCAAAGGTCAGCGTTTTCACCGTTGCGTGCTGGATGATTTAACCCGTTGGCAGAAAGCTGGACGTTCAAAAGGTAATGATGCGATGCTATTGCCAACGTTTCGCCGAATTTCTGCTTATTACCAGCACTTTTTCGCGGCTGATCAAATTGTGATTACCGACAGCAAAATTGAAGCTTTTTTGGATAAGATGGAGCAGGAAGATTGGGAAGTGACTACGTCAGAACCGATCGTCGGCCAGCGTAAAGTGCAGATTTTTACCGAAGGACAAAACTCTTTGGCTCTATGCTCTTTGCAGTGTGAATCTTGCTTTGATGGCCCTAATCTAGTTAAACCAATGAGTTGGTTTGTGCGTGGAAATCATGCGCGCTTTATTGAGCTTGCAATGGAAGCCGGCTTTATGTTGCACAAGCGTACCGATTACAAATCGAATGTGAAATACCATGGTGAGTATCTGATTTACCCACTAAACCAAGGTGTTCAACTCGCGGAAATGCCACTGTCGTTTACAGGCGCATAA
- a CDS encoding DUF2867 domain-containing protein: MKRILVLGASGYVGSQLVPILLDQGYTVTAAARNVQYLHARLHDHPNLSIQYLDLANAQTVKEVVPHFDLVFFLVHGMAQGDDFINYELSLAKNVRDALADSQVQHVIYLSAIQPLSGTSEHIKARSETGNILRQSPIPVTELQAGVIIGPGSAAFEIMRDFVYNLPILITPKSVDSKANPIALDNLNYYLLCLINDAPQTHQTYEVGGPNILTYREQFRIICELAGKPFRLWSTRLLTPRMASYWLSLITSVPKAIGRALMDGLSHDFIADSHAIETRFPQPLITYQEAARQTIEQEGVFVRNKVWGFDPTALHRWQPGFGYYPKQAGASIKTDLPAEALWEVIQKIGSAQEGYFFANILWRTREWLDLFFGGGVPVRRSPAGPELKVGDFIDSWKVIRCEKNRFLSLFFGMKAPGLGRLECTISDHGDQRELDIRAWWHPQGMPGLLYWFAMMPAHLFIFRGMVKAIERKARTIYQENQTS; the protein is encoded by the coding sequence ATGAAGCGAATTTTGGTGCTTGGCGCCTCTGGCTATGTTGGCTCACAACTGGTTCCTATTTTGCTAGACCAAGGCTATACCGTCACCGCCGCCGCTCGTAATGTACAATACCTCCATGCCCGCTTGCATGACCACCCAAATCTCTCTATCCAATATTTAGATTTGGCAAACGCACAAACAGTTAAAGAGGTTGTCCCCCATTTTGATCTTGTGTTTTTTCTTGTTCACGGCATGGCTCAAGGTGACGATTTTATTAACTATGAACTCTCGCTGGCCAAAAACGTGCGCGATGCATTGGCGGACAGCCAAGTGCAACATGTGATCTATTTGAGTGCCATTCAACCATTGTCCGGGACTTCAGAACACATTAAAGCACGCAGTGAAACGGGCAATATATTGCGCCAAAGCCCTATTCCAGTGACAGAGCTGCAAGCAGGCGTCATTATTGGCCCGGGCTCCGCTGCGTTTGAGATCATGCGCGATTTTGTCTATAACCTTCCCATCTTAATCACGCCCAAATCGGTTGACTCTAAAGCAAACCCCATCGCCTTAGATAACCTCAATTACTACCTATTGTGTCTCATCAATGATGCGCCGCAAACTCACCAGACCTATGAGGTAGGAGGCCCAAATATTCTTACCTATCGGGAACAGTTTCGAATTATTTGTGAGTTGGCAGGTAAACCGTTTCGCTTATGGTCGACGCGACTACTTACACCCCGTATGGCGTCTTATTGGCTCTCTTTGATTACCTCAGTCCCCAAAGCCATTGGTCGTGCTTTAATGGATGGGCTATCCCATGATTTCATTGCCGATAGCCATGCGATTGAAACCCGCTTCCCTCAGCCATTAATCACATATCAAGAAGCGGCTCGGCAAACCATCGAACAAGAAGGTGTGTTTGTACGCAATAAGGTGTGGGGGTTTGATCCAACAGCCCTGCACCGTTGGCAACCTGGGTTTGGTTATTATCCCAAACAAGCAGGCGCGTCGATTAAAACCGATCTTCCCGCTGAAGCGTTATGGGAAGTGATACAAAAGATTGGTAGCGCCCAAGAAGGCTATTTCTTTGCCAACATTCTGTGGCGAACTCGGGAATGGCTAGACCTGTTCTTTGGCGGTGGTGTTCCTGTGCGCCGTTCGCCAGCGGGGCCTGAATTAAAAGTCGGTGATTTTATCGATTCTTGGAAAGTGATTCGCTGCGAGAAAAACCGTTTTCTTTCACTGTTTTTTGGCATGAAAGCGCCCGGACTAGGCAGGCTAGAGTGTACGATTAGTGATCATGGTGATCAGCGTGAGTTGGATATTCGGGCGTGGTGGCATCCTCAAGGTATGCCCGGCTTACTCTACTGGTTTGCCATGATGCCTGCGCACCTGTTTATTTTTCGCGGCATGGTTAAGGCCATTGAACGTAAAGCGCGCACAATTTACCAAGAGAATCAAACCTCCTAG